A stretch of DNA from Deinococcus radiophilus:
GCGTTCACTTCGGTGCTCATGACTGCGCCGAACGTGCGGATGTCGAAGAAGTTGTCGCACATCCATTTTTTGGCTTTCAGGATGTCATCCTGCTTGGCGTTTTTCGGGTCAGTTCCGGCGGCCTCGTAGGCGCGGCGGTGCTGATTGTTCAGAATCGCGCCCTGCTGCACGTAGATTTTGAAACGGCCTTCATCACCTTTCAGCGTATCGACGTAATTCCGCACTTTGCGTTTCAGGGCCACGTCGGTCACGATGCCCAGGCCCGTTTCCGGGTCGACGCGGGGCAGGTTTCCGGCATCCGGGTCGCCGTTGGGGTTGCCGTTGGTGACATCGAAGATCAGGACGAAGTCGTGGCGGTTGGTGGCGTTCAGGTGAGCAGCGTCGGACATTATTGGTCTCCTTCGTTGGTATCAGTGGCGTCGTTGTTGGCATTCTTTTCGGCTTCGGCTTTGGCGTCCTTCGCGGCTTTCCCCTCGCGGATGCCTTCACTGATGTGCGCCCGCTGGTGGTAGTACCCCAGGGCGAACAGCGCCTGCTGCGCGGTGGTCAGGGGTCTGGCGGGAATGTCTTTCAGGCGGGACATCACGGCTTCCAGTTCGTCCTGCTTGAGTTTGTACACGCCCGGTTTCTCCTTGCGGAGTTTCTGTAAGTGTGCCTGCGAGCCGTGAATCAGGCGGCCCACCACGGCATACGGGGTGGTACTCATGGAACCGTAAAAGCGGTCCACCAGCGTGGTATTTACGCCACGCATTGCCGACGTTTGAATATCGTCCAGCACGGCCAGCAGGCGGCCCAGATGGTAAGCGGGTTCCTTCTGGTTGGGGTTCAGGGCATCGAGACTGTCTTTATCCATTTCAAGCTCCTTGAATTCACGTGAGAGCAGCACCATCTTGGTCAGCACGGCGCGGGGGCGGGTGACGTGATACTCGTCCACGCGGTTACGGGCGTTGAGTTTCACCAGGAATGAACGCGGGAGCGGTTGCCCACTGAGCGCGAACTGAACCAGGGCGTCCACGTCCGGCTCGGTGTGTTCCTTGCGGGCGTCGCGGTACATGGCGCTGACCAGCGGGTAGAGGTCGTAAGTGCTGCGGTCAGGGTGTTTTCCTGCCGGGTTGATCTTCACGAGTTGCTGAGCCGCGAAGTACTGCCGCAGGTGGTGAAGCGTGTCGGCCACCGTGGTCGTCAGGTGCGTTCTGACGGCCACGCGACTTTTACTGGGAGTCATGCCCACCGCATAAAACGCCGCCTTCGGGTCGAAATCCGCCAGCGCACCCTTGAACGGGCTGGAGAGAGCCGCACCCACCTCCTGGGCATTCGCTTTCTGCTTGGTGGGGTCAGGGGCCAGACCGATGGAAGCCAGGTCAAAGTCCTCATCGGTGAGAATCTGACCTACTGGCAGGGTTGCGCCTTCTTTCGTCCAGAACGCGAAGGTCACGCCGCCTGTTTTCACGCCGTTTAGGGCCTGACCGCCCCCTGGTGAAGTGCGTCTCAGACACATAAAAATAGAGACGACATGGCTAAATATCGTCTCCACCATAGTCTAGGACGTCGGCACGTCATTCGCCACCTCTATTTCTGGGCTAAGAAGCATTTCAGCGACCAGAAAATCTGCCCGCACCAGAAGGTCACAGATGCCATGCTGGTTGCTCTGCTGCTCTCCCGTCTCGTCTTCAAGCATCCATTTCCTTCCATCTGGTGGAACATCCTCAAGGAAGACCGTCCCGGTCTTCCTTCCTACACTCAGGCCTACACCAGGGGCATCAAACTGTTGCCACTCCTAGAGCATGTTGCAAGCCCAGCTCAGCCCTGCACTGAAGTCGTAGTTGATTCAATGCCCCTCCCCATTTGCCGTCCCAAACGCACGCACCTTTGTCAGTTCCCAGGCGCGAAATGGGGATTTGGAACTCAGGGCGAGTTCTTCGGATATAAGCTGCACGCCTGGGTCACACCAGGTGGACAAATCGTTCAGTACGTCATCCGACCTGCCAACCTCCATGACGTTACGGTCAGCTATGAGCTGAATCTCAGATGGCCAGAGTTTGAAGGCCCAACCATCATTGGCGATAAGGGGTATTGCTGTCTGGGCTACGTGTATCCGCCCAAGAAGAACACCAGATATGACACGGGATGGCGAGATTCTCGCCATCCCAAAATCCGCAAACGTATTGAAACAGTCTTCTCTGCGCTTGTGGAAGCTCAAATCCGCTCTGCCCAAACCAAAACCCTGGGTTCACTTAAGCTCCGCGTCGTCTTAGCCGTACTCGCCCACAATCTTGCTAGGCCCTAAACGGCGTGTTTTCATAGATGTCGCCGGGTCAGCCAGCAGGCGATTCAGTCCATTGGCATAGTCAACTGCTGCCTCAAGTTTGACTGGAGCAATTTGTGATGCCCGAAGACCATAGGACTCAAAGGCATCATTATTGGCGCTGATGAATGCCATGCCCGTCGT
This window harbors:
- a CDS encoding IS982 family transposase, yielding MAKYRLHHSLGRRHVIRHLYFWAKKHFSDQKICPHQKVTDAMLVALLLSRLVFKHPFPSIWWNILKEDRPGLPSYTQAYTRGIKLLPLLEHVASPAQPCTEVVVDSMPLPICRPKRTHLCQFPGAKWGFGTQGEFFGYKLHAWVTPGGQIVQYVIRPANLHDVTVSYELNLRWPEFEGPTIIGDKGYCCLGYVYPPKKNTRYDTGWRDSRHPKIRKRIETVFSALVEAQIRSAQTKTLGSLKLRVVLAVLAHNLARP
- a CDS encoding type I-C CRISPR-associated protein Cas8c/Csd1 → MCLRRTSPGGGQALNGVKTGGVTFAFWTKEGATLPVGQILTDEDFDLASIGLAPDPTKQKANAQEVGAALSSPFKGALADFDPKAAFYAVGMTPSKSRVAVRTHLTTTVADTLHHLRQYFAAQQLVKINPAGKHPDRSTYDLYPLVSAMYRDARKEHTEPDVDALVQFALSGQPLPRSFLVKLNARNRVDEYHVTRPRAVLTKMVLLSREFKELEMDKDSLDALNPNQKEPAYHLGRLLAVLDDIQTSAMRGVNTTLVDRFYGSMSTTPYAVVGRLIHGSQAHLQKLRKEKPGVYKLKQDELEAVMSRLKDIPARPLTTAQQALFALGYYHQRAHISEGIREGKAAKDAKAEAEKNANNDATDTNEGDQ